From the Ursus arctos isolate Adak ecotype North America unplaced genomic scaffold, UrsArc2.0 scaffold_36, whole genome shotgun sequence genome, one window contains:
- the BMF gene encoding LOW QUALITY PROTEIN: bcl-2-modifying factor (The sequence of the model RefSeq protein was modified relative to this genomic sequence to represent the inferred CDS: inserted 2 bases in 1 codon) yields MPRAGVFWKQYREVHSGLLPRQXPPAAAAASARASRHPPQPARLFPSFPIEWAPSPRVLVTLDPGAEPWHHDSEAETLSWSHPGEMEPPQCVEELEDDVFQPEDGEPGTQPGSLLSADLFAQSQLDCPLSRLHLFPLTHCCGPGLRPTSQEDKATQTLSPASPSQGVMLPCGVTEEPQRLFYGNAGYRLPLPASFPAGLPLGEQPPEGPWQHRAEVQIARKLQCIADQFHRLHMQQHQQNQNRVWWQILLFLHNLALNADENRDGAGPR; encoded by the exons ATGCCCCGAGCGGGCGTATTTTGGAAACAATACCGCGAGGTTCACAGTGGCCTCCTCCCGCGCCA CCCGCcagctgccgccgccgcctctgCCCGTGCCTCCCGCCACCCGCCGCAGCCCG CTAggctctttccctccttcccaatTGAGTGGGCGCCAAGCCCCCGAGTGCTCGTCACGCTGGACCCTGGCGCGGAGCCCTGGCATCACGACTCGGAGGCCGAGACTCTCTCCTGGAGTCACCCAG GGGAGATGGAGCCGCCTCAGTGTGTGGAGGAGCTGGAGGATGATGTGTTCCAGCCAGAGGACGGGGAGCCGGGGACCCAGCCTGGGAGCTTGCTCTCTGCTGACCTGTTTGCCCAGAGCCAGCTGGACTGCCCCCTCAGCCGTCTGCATCTCTTCCCTCTCACCCACTGCTGTGGCCCTGGGCTTCGACCCACCAGCCAGGAAGACAAGGCCACCCAGACCCTGAGCCCGGCCTCCCCGAGTCAGGGTGTCATGCTGCCTTGTGGGGTGACCGAAGAACCCCAGCGACTCTTTTATG GCAACGCAGGCTAccggctccctctccctgccagttTCCCTGCAGGCTTGCCCCTTGGGGAGCAGCCCCCAGAAGGGCCGTGGCAACATCGAGCAGAGGTACAGATTGCCCGAAAGCTTCAGTGCATTGCAGACCAGTTCCACCGGCTTCACATGCAGCAA caCCAGCAAAACCAAAATCGAGTGTGGTggcagatcctgctcttcttacACAACCTCGCTTTGAACGCAGATGAGAACAGGGATGGGGCAGGTCCCAGGTGA